One window of the Candidatus Microbacterium colombiense genome contains the following:
- a CDS encoding ABC transporter permease, whose translation MKFWLRRITFYVVTLWAAISLNFLLPRLLPGDPAAIMLGKLRRANGGRPLSEETIAAITSILGAEKGSTLWDQYLSYWGRLLQGDLGVSSTRYPAPVGELIASALPWTVTLVGAATVISFVLGIVAGAWVGWFRGTWVDQLVPITTFLQSIPYFWLALVLVAVFSVQLGLLPIIGGYDVFEFPAGPEWTPAFIASAFVHALLPAATIVISSVGGWLLGMRNMMVQTMAEDYVLTAEAKGLTRSRIRNAYAARNASIPSLAGFGIALGFVVAGSIVTEQVFSYPGLGKLMIQSVQGLDYALMQGVFLVITLTVLAANFLIDLLYGFIDPRVRRDG comes from the coding sequence ATGAAGTTCTGGCTGCGCCGCATCACTTTCTACGTCGTGACGCTCTGGGCTGCGATCTCCCTCAACTTCCTGTTGCCGCGGCTGCTGCCGGGTGACCCCGCCGCGATCATGCTGGGCAAGCTCCGGCGCGCGAACGGGGGAAGGCCGTTGTCCGAGGAGACGATCGCAGCGATCACGTCCATCCTCGGGGCGGAGAAAGGATCGACTCTGTGGGACCAGTACCTCTCTTATTGGGGCCGGCTGCTGCAGGGGGATCTCGGTGTGTCCTCCACGCGGTACCCGGCCCCGGTGGGTGAGCTCATCGCATCGGCACTGCCCTGGACGGTGACGCTCGTCGGTGCCGCCACGGTGATCTCTTTCGTCCTCGGAATCGTGGCGGGGGCATGGGTCGGGTGGTTCCGGGGAACCTGGGTCGACCAGCTCGTGCCGATCACGACGTTCCTCCAGTCCATCCCGTACTTCTGGCTCGCCCTCGTACTCGTCGCCGTGTTCTCGGTGCAGCTCGGTCTGCTACCGATCATCGGTGGCTATGACGTGTTCGAGTTCCCGGCAGGACCGGAGTGGACCCCGGCGTTCATCGCGAGTGCGTTCGTGCACGCCCTGCTGCCCGCCGCGACCATCGTGATCTCCTCGGTCGGGGGGTGGCTGCTGGGGATGCGCAACATGATGGTGCAGACGATGGCCGAGGACTATGTGCTCACTGCAGAGGCGAAGGGGCTGACGCGTTCCCGCATCCGCAACGCCTATGCGGCGCGCAACGCATCGATCCCGAGTCTCGCGGGCTTCGGCATCGCGCTGGGGTTCGTCGTCGCAGGATCCATCGTCACCGAGCAGGTCTTCAGCTACCCCGGACTCGGAAAGCTGATGATCCAGTCGGTGCAGGGACTCGACTACGCGCTCATGCAGGGAGTCTTCCTGGTCATCACCCTCACGGTGCTGGCCGCGAACTTCCTGATCGACCTGCTGTATGGATTCATCGACCCGAGGGTGCGTCGCGATGGCTGA
- a CDS encoding ABC transporter permease, whose product MAEPILAPADSTQAVALSSTTRTRRGFPRMSAKLWVGVVMITVIVAFGLFGPLLVGDPRDASFDPLLPPSLEHPLGTTKLGFDVLAQLATGTQGSLFVGAVAGLVALLLALVFGVLAGYFGGALDEVLMLGTNIMLVIPGLPLVMVIAAYVQHTEGLGDLARSSLLVALVLGITGWAGSAVVLRGTARSLRTRDYVAASVVAGERPLRVIFVEILPNLVPLLAAQLIFGVIFAVLGEAGLSYLGLGPTGSITLGTILNDAQTGQAVGSGAWWWFVPPGAIIALIGTALSLINFAIDEVVNPKLRQVPVAARRQRQARRSGRGIGGEGVTA is encoded by the coding sequence ATGGCTGAACCGATTCTCGCTCCTGCAGACTCCACGCAGGCCGTCGCGCTGTCGTCGACGACGCGCACCCGCCGGGGATTCCCGCGGATGTCCGCCAAGTTGTGGGTGGGTGTCGTGATGATCACGGTCATCGTCGCCTTCGGACTGTTCGGCCCGCTGCTGGTCGGCGACCCGCGCGATGCGAGCTTCGATCCGCTTCTTCCGCCGAGCCTGGAACATCCCCTGGGCACCACGAAGCTCGGCTTCGACGTGCTCGCGCAGCTCGCGACGGGCACGCAGGGGTCGCTCTTCGTCGGTGCGGTGGCGGGCCTTGTCGCATTGCTGCTGGCGCTCGTCTTCGGCGTGCTGGCCGGATACTTCGGCGGAGCGCTGGACGAGGTGCTGATGCTGGGCACCAACATCATGCTGGTGATCCCCGGCCTGCCGCTCGTGATGGTCATCGCCGCCTACGTGCAGCACACCGAGGGTCTGGGCGATCTCGCTCGGAGTTCGCTCCTGGTGGCGCTCGTGCTCGGCATCACCGGCTGGGCGGGATCGGCCGTCGTGTTGCGGGGAACCGCTCGATCGCTGCGCACCCGGGACTACGTCGCCGCATCGGTGGTCGCGGGTGAGCGGCCTCTACGGGTCATCTTCGTCGAGATCCTGCCGAACCTGGTGCCTCTGCTGGCGGCTCAACTGATCTTCGGTGTGATCTTCGCGGTGCTGGGTGAGGCCGGGTTGTCGTATCTGGGGCTCGGCCCGACCGGATCGATCACGCTGGGCACCATCCTCAACGACGCGCAGACGGGCCAAGCCGTGGGGAGTGGCGCCTGGTGGTGGTTCGTACCGCCCGGTGCGATCATCGCGCTGATCGGCACCGCTCTGTCGTTGATCAACTTCGCGATCGACGAGGTCGTGAATCCGAAACTGCGTCAGGTGCCGGTCGCGGCGCGTCGCCAACGGCAGGCCCGGCGGTCGGGTCGTGGCATCGGTGGAGAGGGGGTCACCGCATGA
- a CDS encoding ABC transporter ATP-binding protein, protein MSEPVLTARDVSIEYEVDPPVKAVRNVSLTLHRGEILGLAGESGCGKTTLAYGMNRLLKAPALMTGGEIVFHDRDGSDIDIVGLDGEGLRAFRWDKISMVFQGAMNSLNPVISVRAQIFDIFDTHRPGMSKKAKTARAEELLTLVGVDPARLSSFPHELSGGMRQRMMIAMALALDPQVMIMDEPTTALDVVVQRGIIREIMRLREKLGFAVIFITHDLPMLIEISDRIAVMLQGQIVEEGTAEEIYRTPQHEYTKKLLSSFPSLKGERGDFVRTGNQPSQEQVR, encoded by the coding sequence ATGAGCGAGCCTGTTCTGACCGCTCGTGATGTGTCGATCGAGTATGAGGTGGATCCGCCGGTGAAGGCCGTCCGCAATGTGTCGTTGACATTGCATCGGGGGGAGATCCTCGGTCTGGCCGGGGAGTCGGGATGCGGCAAGACGACGCTGGCGTATGGGATGAATCGGTTGTTGAAGGCGCCGGCGTTGATGACCGGTGGGGAGATCGTGTTCCATGACCGTGATGGGTCGGATATCGACATCGTGGGTTTGGATGGGGAGGGTCTCCGCGCGTTCCGGTGGGACAAGATCTCGATGGTGTTCCAGGGGGCGATGAATTCGTTGAACCCGGTGATCAGTGTGCGTGCGCAGATCTTCGACATCTTCGACACGCATCGTCCGGGGATGAGTAAGAAGGCGAAGACGGCGCGGGCGGAGGAGTTGCTCACGTTGGTGGGCGTTGATCCGGCCCGGTTGTCGAGTTTTCCGCATGAGTTGTCGGGTGGGATGCGGCAGCGGATGATGATCGCGATGGCGTTGGCGTTGGATCCGCAGGTGATGATCATGGATGAGCCGACGACGGCGTTGGATGTGGTGGTGCAGCGGGGCATCATCCGGGAGATCATGCGGTTGCGGGAGAAGTTGGGGTTCGCGGTGATCTTCATCACGCATGATCTGCCGATGTTGATCGAGATCAGTGATCGGATCGCGGTGATGTTGCAGGGGCAGATCGTGGAGGAGGGCACGGCGGAGGAGATCTACCGCACGCCCCAGCACGAGTACACGAAGAAGCTGCTGTCGAGTTTCCCGTCTTTGAAGGGCGAGCGGGGCGACTTCGTGCGCACCGGCAACCAGCCCAGTCAGGAGCAGGTCCGATGA
- a CDS encoding ATP-binding cassette domain-containing protein has translation MSAVRPTVSTTGVPTLEARNLVKDFTLRSGLKTRTLHAVKDVSFTIAAGKTVALVGESGSGKSTIARMLMKLETPTSGEILLDGAASGNRGRALATYRSEVQMVFQDPFASLNPFHTIVHHLERPLRLHHPELSGAQVRERALELLDRVRLSPAGSFAERRPHELSGGQRQRVAIARALAPGARFIVADEPVSMLDVSIRLGVLNLLADLQREENLGVLYITHDLATARHFSDEIMVLFHGDVVERGPADEVILNPRHDYTKTLLGAAPEPDNLGRLRDEVRAELAQHT, from the coding sequence ATGAGTGCAGTTCGTCCCACGGTCTCGACGACGGGCGTTCCGACCCTCGAAGCCAGGAACCTCGTCAAGGACTTCACGCTGCGCTCCGGGTTGAAGACCCGCACACTGCATGCAGTGAAGGATGTGTCGTTCACGATCGCGGCGGGCAAGACCGTGGCGCTGGTGGGGGAGTCGGGGTCGGGGAAGTCGACGATCGCCCGCATGCTCATGAAGCTGGAGACTCCGACCAGCGGAGAGATCCTGTTGGACGGCGCTGCCTCTGGCAACAGAGGTCGGGCGCTGGCGACCTACCGCTCTGAAGTGCAGATGGTGTTCCAGGACCCGTTCGCGTCGTTGAACCCGTTCCACACGATCGTGCATCACCTCGAGCGCCCGCTGCGCCTGCATCACCCGGAGCTGTCGGGGGCGCAGGTGCGGGAGCGAGCGTTGGAGTTGTTGGATCGGGTGCGGCTCTCCCCGGCGGGAAGTTTCGCCGAGCGGCGCCCGCATGAGCTGTCGGGTGGGCAGCGGCAGCGTGTCGCGATCGCACGGGCCCTGGCCCCGGGGGCACGGTTCATCGTCGCCGATGAGCCGGTATCGATGCTCGACGTCTCGATCCGCCTCGGCGTGTTGAATCTGCTCGCGGATCTGCAGCGCGAAGAGAACCTGGGCGTCCTGTACATCACGCACGACCTCGCCACGGCCCGCCACTTCAGTGACGAGATCATGGTCCTGTTCCACGGTGATGTCGTCGAACGCGGCCCCGCCGACGAGGTCATCCTCAACCCCCGACACGACTACACCAAGACCCTCCTCGGTGCCGCCCCCGAACCCGACAACCTCGGCCGCCTCCGCGACGAAGTCCGCGCCGAACTCGCACAGCACACCTGA
- a CDS encoding ROK family transcriptional regulator: MSQIDPGTSSWLRTRNDREALRLFLEHGPLTRTRLGELSGMSKPTATQMIARLERADLVRPVGEIAGNRGPSAVSWGVRGDRVTGVAVSMLDDGIHAVLVDATGIEHPPVALAVAGQQRSPERDIRRAIDAACAAAGVDRTTVEAVTIGVQAAVGRDDDVLSLTDSLPGWPSTGARGLIESALDVAVTLENDVNLATMAERAVGVAQHVSSFAFLWVGVGLGVGVDLGGTIHRGAHGTAGEVGYLAVASGAGASGVITSDLLGSDVVLELVGAGPDASYPRDIAGLTADDRALREVAERIVVTIEPVLAVLDPDMVVLGGPTNLAGGQRLAELVAELARHPERPAPTVRMSATGDDSVLLGARQLLVEQIRTRLENRIPTD, encoded by the coding sequence GTGTCACAGATCGATCCGGGAACGTCTTCCTGGTTGCGCACCAGGAACGACCGTGAGGCGCTGCGTCTGTTCCTCGAGCACGGTCCTCTCACCCGAACCCGCCTCGGTGAGCTGTCGGGCATGTCGAAGCCCACGGCGACGCAGATGATCGCACGCCTGGAGCGCGCAGACCTGGTGCGCCCCGTCGGCGAGATCGCCGGCAACCGCGGCCCCAGCGCCGTGAGCTGGGGCGTGCGCGGCGATCGCGTGACGGGTGTCGCCGTCAGCATGCTCGATGACGGCATCCACGCCGTCCTCGTCGACGCCACCGGTATCGAGCATCCGCCGGTGGCACTGGCCGTTGCCGGTCAGCAGCGTTCTCCCGAGCGCGACATCCGTCGCGCGATCGACGCTGCATGCGCTGCCGCCGGGGTGGATCGGACCACCGTCGAAGCCGTCACGATCGGTGTGCAGGCCGCCGTCGGACGTGACGACGACGTGCTCTCGTTGACCGACTCCCTGCCCGGATGGCCCTCGACCGGCGCCCGCGGACTCATCGAGTCCGCGCTCGATGTCGCAGTCACCCTCGAGAACGACGTGAATCTCGCGACGATGGCCGAACGGGCGGTCGGCGTGGCACAGCACGTGAGCAGCTTCGCCTTCCTCTGGGTCGGGGTCGGGCTCGGTGTCGGCGTCGATCTGGGCGGCACCATCCACCGGGGCGCCCACGGCACCGCGGGGGAGGTCGGATACCTCGCCGTCGCGTCCGGTGCTGGGGCGTCGGGCGTGATCACGTCGGACCTGCTCGGGTCGGATGTCGTGCTCGAGCTGGTGGGGGCCGGACCGGACGCGTCCTATCCCCGGGACATCGCCGGACTCACCGCGGACGATCGTGCGCTACGCGAAGTAGCCGAACGCATCGTCGTGACCATCGAGCCGGTGCTCGCGGTGCTCGATCCGGACATGGTGGTGCTCGGAGGCCCCACGAACCTGGCCGGCGGCCAGCGTCTCGCCGAGCTGGTGGCGGAGCTCGCACGTCACCCGGAGCGCCCCGCGCCCACGGTACGCATGAGTGCGACCGGCGATGACTCGGTTCTCCTGGGCGCGCGCCAGTTGCTCGTCGAGCAGATCCGCACGCGACTCGAGAACCGCATCCCCACGGACTGA
- a CDS encoding 6-phospho-beta-glucosidase, producing MRLAIVGGGSTYTPELIDGFIRMQSALPIDEIVLVDTDSSRLELVGGVAGRMLARGGHGARLITTTDLVAGVSDADAVLIQLRVGGQDAREQDETWPHDVDCIGQETTGPGGLAKALRTVPVVLRIADVVRRHAKPDAWIVDFTNPVGIVTRALLQEGHRAVGLCNVAIGLQRRFAEEAGVAPDRVALAHVGLNHLTWERGVFIDGVDQLPQALDSRVGELADTVELAPALLAQLGVIPSYYLRYYYAHDEVLHEQRHNATRAQEVRAIEQELLSLYADPSIDTKPEILEKRGGAFYSEAAIELLIAIRGGTDVPRVVNLRNDGVLPFLPDDHVIEVPARHVDGRFVAEPVAPLPDDISGLISAVAGYERLALDAAITGGRDRVLRAMRSHPLVLQHERAEKLTDLLLAANSRFLEWA from the coding sequence ATGAGACTGGCGATCGTCGGCGGCGGATCGACATACACACCGGAGCTGATCGACGGCTTCATCCGCATGCAGAGTGCCCTCCCGATCGACGAGATCGTGCTGGTCGACACCGACAGCTCGCGCCTCGAACTCGTGGGAGGGGTGGCCGGCCGCATGCTCGCGCGCGGCGGGCACGGAGCCCGGTTGATCACGACGACCGACCTCGTCGCCGGTGTGAGCGACGCCGACGCCGTGCTGATCCAGCTCCGTGTCGGGGGACAGGACGCCCGCGAACAGGATGAGACCTGGCCGCATGATGTGGACTGCATCGGGCAGGAGACGACCGGACCGGGTGGCCTCGCGAAGGCGCTGCGTACCGTCCCCGTTGTGCTCCGGATCGCCGACGTCGTGCGTCGTCACGCGAAGCCGGACGCCTGGATCGTCGACTTCACGAACCCGGTCGGCATCGTCACCCGCGCCCTCCTGCAGGAGGGCCACCGAGCGGTGGGCCTGTGCAACGTGGCCATCGGGCTCCAGAGGCGCTTCGCCGAGGAGGCGGGAGTCGCCCCCGACCGCGTCGCGCTCGCACACGTGGGGCTCAACCATCTCACCTGGGAACGCGGAGTGTTCATCGACGGCGTCGATCAGTTGCCGCAGGCGTTGGACTCGCGGGTGGGCGAGTTGGCCGACACCGTCGAGCTGGCACCGGCTCTGCTCGCGCAGCTCGGTGTCATCCCCTCCTACTACCTGCGCTACTACTACGCCCACGACGAGGTGCTGCACGAGCAACGTCACAACGCGACGCGTGCGCAGGAGGTCAGGGCGATCGAGCAGGAACTCCTGAGCCTCTACGCCGATCCGAGCATCGACACGAAGCCGGAGATCCTCGAGAAGCGCGGCGGGGCGTTCTACTCGGAGGCGGCGATCGAGCTGCTGATCGCGATCCGTGGCGGCACCGATGTGCCTCGCGTCGTGAACCTCCGCAACGACGGTGTGCTCCCCTTCCTCCCCGACGACCACGTGATCGAGGTGCCCGCGCGGCACGTCGACGGGCGGTTCGTCGCAGAACCCGTCGCTCCGCTCCCCGATGACATCAGCGGCCTGATCAGCGCAGTGGCGGGGTATGAGCGACTGGCCCTCGATGCGGCGATCACGGGAGGCCGCGATCGCGTGCTCCGTGCGATGCGGTCGCACCCCCTGGTGCTGCAGCACGAGCGCGCGGAGAAGCTCACGGATCTCCTGCTCGCCGCCAACTCGCGATTCCTGGAGTGGGCGTGA
- a CDS encoding BadF/BadG/BcrA/BcrD ATPase family protein: protein MSPRLVLAVDGGGSKTDVVLLDTSGRVLAWERGAGSSPQIDGLATSVRVVDDLVTRALGAHDADELLVVGLYLSGLDLAEEIETYRAAIADRPWAIDGLIVDNDLHALLRAGTDAEDAVAVICGTGMNAIGVRSDGATVRFPALGPLSGDWGGGGELGDAVVWHAARAEDGRGPQTLLRELLLETVGTQSVAVLIEEVHLGRRSGEGFAALSPLVFRAADSGDVVAQGIVQRQVDEVVAFVRACVDRLQLHDTDVPVLFGGGVARGRDRRLLDGITAGLAAHAPKTRLQVVDAPPVLGAALLVLATAGADPAGLDRARGELQSDARLGRSTVGVV, encoded by the coding sequence ATGTCGCCCCGCCTGGTGCTCGCGGTCGACGGCGGCGGGTCGAAGACCGACGTCGTGCTCCTGGACACCTCGGGGCGAGTGCTCGCCTGGGAACGCGGTGCGGGGTCGAGCCCGCAGATCGACGGGCTCGCCACGTCTGTGCGCGTCGTCGACGATCTCGTCACTCGCGCCCTCGGCGCGCACGATGCCGATGAGCTGCTCGTCGTCGGGCTGTACCTGTCTGGGTTGGATCTGGCCGAGGAGATCGAGACCTACCGGGCGGCGATCGCAGACCGCCCCTGGGCGATCGACGGGCTCATCGTCGACAACGATCTGCACGCCCTGCTTCGCGCCGGAACGGATGCCGAAGACGCCGTCGCGGTGATCTGCGGAACGGGCATGAATGCGATCGGCGTGCGCAGCGACGGAGCGACGGTGCGCTTTCCGGCGTTGGGGCCGCTCTCCGGTGACTGGGGCGGCGGAGGCGAGTTGGGGGATGCCGTCGTCTGGCATGCTGCGCGTGCGGAAGACGGACGCGGTCCACAGACGCTTCTCCGCGAGCTCCTGTTGGAGACCGTCGGCACGCAGAGCGTCGCCGTGCTGATCGAAGAGGTGCATCTCGGTCGAAGGTCGGGGGAGGGCTTCGCTGCCCTGTCACCCCTCGTCTTCCGGGCGGCGGACTCGGGCGATGTCGTCGCTCAGGGCATCGTGCAGCGCCAGGTCGACGAGGTCGTGGCGTTCGTGCGCGCATGCGTCGACCGGCTGCAGCTGCACGACACCGATGTGCCGGTGCTGTTCGGGGGTGGGGTGGCCCGGGGGCGCGATCGACGGCTGCTCGACGGCATCACCGCGGGACTCGCTGCGCATGCGCCGAAGACGCGCCTGCAGGTGGTCGATGCGCCGCCCGTGCTGGGCGCGGCATTGCTCGTGCTCGCCACCGCCGGGGCCGACCCCGCGGGGCTGGATCGAGCGCGTGGCGAGCTGCAGTCCGATGCGCGGCTCGGGCGGTCGACGGTCGGCGTCGTCTGA
- a CDS encoding multifunctional oxoglutarate decarboxylase/oxoglutarate dehydrogenase thiamine pyrophosphate-binding subunit/dihydrolipoyllysine-residue succinyltransferase subunit, translating to MSNQVTGVGGDGGFGANSWLVEELYEQFKVNRDSVDKEWWPILEKYHSDTAGAAVPAATEAPAQTAHPVTAPIPVIGSQPVARTTTKPAAAAPIPAQAPKPAAKEAAESAEEDKVTPLRGLPKTLAANMDESLTVPTATSVRTVPAKLMIDNRIVINNHMARTRGGKISFTHLIGWALIRTLDEFRSQNVFYAEIDGKASVVAPAHVNLGIAIDLPKPDGTRALMVPSIKRADTMTFTEYLVAYEDLVTRARNNKLTAADFQGTTVSLTNPGGIGTVHSVPRLMKGQGCIIGAGALEYPAEFQGASDKTLNELAIGKTITLTSTYDHRVIQGAGSGEFLKKVHELLIGQRGFYDDIFAALRIPYAPIRWNPDIAVDLAERVDKQSRVQELINSFRVRGHLMADIDPLEYVQRSHPDLEIESHGLTFWDLDREFVTGGFGGRRIAKLRDILGVLRDSYCRTLGIEYMHIQDPEQRRWFQEKVELKYQKPGHDEQLRVLRKLNEAEAFETFLQTKFVGQKRFSLEGGESLIPLLDEILQGAATAGLEGAAIGMAHRGRLNVLTNIAGKTYGQVFREFEGTQTPGNQRGSGDVKYHLGTEGTFVADDESELPVYLAANPSHLETVDGVLEGIVRAKQDRKPIGTFAWLPILVHGDAAFAGQGVVVETLQMSQLRGYRTGGTIHVVVNNQVGFTTTPNDGRSSVYATDVAKTIQAPVFHVNGDDPEAVIHVAQLAFEYRERFHRDVVIDLVCYRRRGHNEGDDPSMTQPLMTDLIQAKRSVRRLYTESLVGRGDITEQEYDEAKADFQNRLEIAFAETHAAETGATQIAPELPPVDDQVGAPEITGVPNEVIQLIGDAFVNKPEGFTVHPKIQQLLEKRLDMSRNGGIDWGFGELLAFGSLLVEGTPVRFAGQDARRGTFVQRHATLHDRANGQEWLPLSNLSDAQGRFFIYDSLLSEYAALGFEYGYSVEAPEALVLWEAQFGDFVNGAQSVIDEYISAAEQKWGQQSSVTLLLPHGYEGQGPDHSSARIERFLQLCAQENMIVSRPSTPASYFHLLRRQAYARPRKPLIVFTPKAMLRLRGATSPVEAFTQGRFEPVIDDHRGLDRGAVKRVLVHSGKVHWDLRAELDKKPNPEVALVRLEQLYPTPIDELKAITDSYPNAELVWVQEEPENQGAWPFLALAFADVPGDRSFRPIARTASASPATGSSKVHAAEQATLLREALTTN from the coding sequence GTGTCGAACCAGGTGACCGGCGTCGGGGGCGACGGGGGGTTCGGAGCCAATTCCTGGCTCGTCGAAGAGCTCTACGAACAGTTCAAGGTGAACCGCGACTCCGTGGACAAGGAGTGGTGGCCGATCCTCGAGAAGTACCACTCCGATACCGCCGGTGCCGCTGTCCCCGCCGCGACCGAGGCGCCCGCGCAGACCGCACATCCGGTCACCGCGCCCATCCCCGTGATCGGTTCGCAGCCTGTCGCACGCACGACCACGAAGCCGGCCGCAGCAGCGCCGATCCCCGCGCAGGCGCCGAAGCCCGCAGCGAAGGAAGCCGCGGAGTCCGCGGAAGAGGACAAGGTCACCCCGCTGCGCGGCCTGCCCAAGACCCTCGCCGCCAACATGGACGAGTCGCTCACGGTCCCGACCGCGACCAGCGTGCGCACCGTCCCGGCGAAGCTGATGATCGACAACCGGATCGTCATCAACAACCACATGGCCCGCACACGCGGCGGCAAGATCAGCTTCACCCACCTCATCGGCTGGGCGCTCATCCGCACGCTCGACGAGTTCCGCAGCCAGAACGTCTTCTACGCCGAGATCGACGGCAAGGCCTCGGTCGTCGCCCCGGCGCACGTGAACCTCGGCATCGCGATCGACCTGCCCAAGCCCGATGGCACGCGCGCACTCATGGTGCCCAGCATCAAGCGCGCCGACACCATGACGTTCACCGAGTACCTCGTCGCCTACGAGGATCTGGTGACCCGGGCTCGCAACAACAAGCTGACCGCCGCGGACTTCCAGGGCACCACCGTGTCGCTCACCAACCCCGGCGGCATCGGCACCGTGCACTCCGTGCCGCGTCTGATGAAGGGCCAGGGCTGCATCATCGGCGCCGGCGCGCTGGAGTACCCGGCCGAGTTCCAGGGCGCGAGCGACAAGACGCTGAACGAGCTCGCGATCGGCAAGACGATCACGCTCACCAGCACCTACGACCACCGCGTCATCCAGGGCGCGGGTTCCGGCGAGTTCCTCAAGAAGGTGCACGAGCTGCTGATCGGGCAGCGCGGCTTCTACGACGACATCTTCGCGGCTCTGCGCATCCCGTACGCACCGATCCGCTGGAACCCCGACATCGCCGTCGATCTCGCCGAGCGCGTCGACAAGCAGTCCCGCGTGCAGGAGCTCATCAACTCCTTCCGCGTTCGCGGTCACCTGATGGCCGACATCGACCCGCTCGAGTACGTGCAGCGGTCGCACCCCGACCTCGAGATCGAGAGCCACGGGCTGACGTTCTGGGACCTCGATCGCGAGTTCGTGACCGGCGGCTTCGGCGGACGCCGCATCGCCAAGCTGCGCGACATCCTCGGAGTGCTGCGCGACTCGTACTGCCGCACGCTCGGCATCGAGTACATGCACATCCAGGACCCGGAGCAGCGTCGCTGGTTCCAGGAGAAGGTCGAGCTCAAGTACCAGAAGCCCGGCCACGACGAGCAACTGCGCGTTCTGCGCAAGCTCAACGAGGCCGAGGCGTTCGAGACGTTCCTGCAGACGAAGTTCGTCGGTCAGAAGCGCTTCTCGCTCGAGGGCGGCGAGTCGCTCATCCCTCTGCTCGACGAGATCCTCCAGGGCGCGGCGACCGCCGGCCTCGAAGGCGCGGCGATCGGCATGGCCCACCGCGGCCGTCTGAACGTGCTGACCAACATCGCCGGCAAGACCTACGGTCAGGTCTTCCGCGAGTTCGAGGGCACGCAGACGCCGGGCAACCAGCGCGGCTCCGGTGACGTGAAGTACCACCTCGGCACCGAGGGCACCTTCGTCGCCGACGACGAGTCCGAGCTCCCCGTCTACCTCGCCGCCAACCCCTCACACCTCGAGACCGTCGACGGCGTGCTCGAGGGCATCGTGCGTGCCAAGCAGGACCGCAAGCCGATCGGCACGTTCGCCTGGCTGCCGATCCTCGTGCACGGCGACGCGGCCTTCGCGGGTCAGGGCGTCGTGGTCGAGACGCTGCAGATGTCGCAGCTGCGCGGTTACCGCACCGGTGGCACGATCCACGTGGTCGTGAACAACCAGGTCGGATTCACCACCACGCCGAACGACGGTCGCAGCTCGGTCTACGCGACCGATGTCGCCAAGACGATCCAGGCTCCCGTGTTCCACGTGAACGGCGACGACCCCGAAGCCGTCATCCACGTCGCGCAGCTCGCCTTCGAGTATCGCGAACGGTTCCACCGCGATGTCGTGATCGACCTCGTCTGCTACCGACGCCGCGGACACAACGAGGGAGACGACCCCTCGATGACGCAGCCGCTGATGACGGACCTCATCCAGGCCAAGCGTTCGGTCCGTCGCCTGTACACCGAGTCGCTCGTCGGCCGCGGTGACATCACCGAGCAGGAGTACGACGAGGCCAAGGCCGACTTCCAGAACCGTCTGGAGATCGCGTTTGCCGAGACGCACGCCGCCGAGACGGGTGCCACGCAGATCGCCCCCGAGCTGCCCCCGGTCGATGACCAGGTCGGCGCTCCGGAGATCACGGGGGTGCCGAACGAGGTCATCCAGCTCATCGGCGACGCCTTCGTGAACAAGCCCGAGGGCTTCACGGTGCACCCGAAGATCCAGCAGCTGCTCGAGAAGCGTCTCGACATGAGCCGCAACGGCGGCATCGACTGGGGCTTCGGCGAGCTGCTCGCCTTCGGTTCGCTGCTGGTGGAGGGCACGCCCGTGCGCTTCGCCGGACAGGACGCCCGCCGCGGAACCTTCGTGCAGCGTCACGCCACCCTGCACGATCGTGCGAACGGTCAGGAGTGGCTGCCGCTGTCGAACCTGTCGGACGCACAGGGACGCTTCTTCATCTACGACTCGCTTCTCAGCGAGTACGCGGCGCTGGGCTTCGAGTACGGCTACTCGGTCGAGGCCCCCGAAGCGCTGGTGCTGTGGGAGGCGCAGTTCGGCGATTTCGTCAACGGTGCGCAGTCCGTGATCGACGAGTACATCTCGGCGGCCGAGCAGAAGTGGGGCCAGCAGTCCAGCGTCACCCTGCTGCTCCCCCACGGCTACGAGGGCCAGGGACCGGACCACTCGTCCGCACGCATCGAGCGCTTCCTGCAGCTGTGCGCCCAGGAGAACATGATCGTCTCGCGTCCCTCGACGCCGGCTTCGTACTTCCACCTGTTGCGCCGCCAGGCGTACGCTCGGCCGCGCAAGCCGCTGATCGTGTTCACGCCGAAGGCGATGCTGCGCCTGCGCGGTGCGACGAGCCCCGTCGAGGCGTTCACGCAGGGTCGGTTCGAGCCCGTGATCGACGACCACCGTGGCCTCGACCGCGGCGCCGTCAAGCGGGTGCTCGTGCACTCGGGCAAGGTCCACTGGGATCTGCGCGCCGAGCTCGACAAGAAGCCGAACCCCGAGGTCGCCCTCGTCCGGCTGGAGCAGCTGTACCCGACTCCGATCGACGAGCTCAAGGCGATCACCGACTCCTACCCCAACGCCGAACTGGTGTGGGTGCAGGAGGAGCCGGAGAACCAGGGTGCCTGGCCGTTCCTGGCTCTGGCATTCGCCGACGTTCCCGGAGACCGCTCCTTCCGCCCGATCGCTCGCACGGCGTCGGCCTCGCCGGCGACCGGCTCCTCGAAGGTGCACGCGGCGGAGCAGGCGACCCTGCTGCGTGAGGCGCTCACGACGAACTGA